Proteins encoded within one genomic window of Flavobacterium sp. NG2:
- the porU gene encoding type IX secretion system sortase PorU has translation MRKLLTIYIFFFTFSVISQSKGDININWLDNTEVDYGQFKINIPNFSGNNFQFDFTNKSIHYILKLPENVAFDENNIQITNLSYENISLSQLGELNLENIPTKVSATINNTISRDIIQSFLSISPIIKDDFGYKKITSFTYNVNIQNSFSKNSLTNKTTTSNIITNSVLASGDWYRFYIEKSGVYKIDKNFLQQLGINLNNVNPKNIRLFGNGGRMLPLSNQTFYPLDLTENAIQIIGENDGKFDNDDYILFYGEGTDTWNTESQTSINIYDNKSYYYINIQGEEGKRIPETTQPTGNSTLNITNFDDTQYHELDLVNIANLGRQWFGESFEIKNTQEFLFNFPNIDNSTPVSLKVSVAAVAYTATSFKVSANNTDIGTINLSLISGPFSDTKYTFNTLSSSFSGTENVNIKLTYNNNNAAGSKGYLDYIQLTAKRNLTGIGKQFHFQNNSSSSNLGIANYIISNAKTISQVWDITDIYNVSKYSNNNQESFSFKSNMGTLKKFIAVDNDFLTPLKENNSKITNQNIKGTIFYDNKGQFQDIDYVIITPNFLVNQAEKLANFHRSYSSLNVKVISLESIYQEFASGKQDIAAIRNCIKYIYKNSSSNNKRLKYINLFGDASYDYKNRVLNNTNIVPIYHALRGHTIGEASFASDDFYGYMDDNEGNVTNSFGGIDIAVGRMIFSDTKTAEEMVNKVIEYHDEKSYGNWRNNFVMIADDSDRTTDITLQSRQNNLTDVISSKKPFLNPTKIFLDSYTQETSSGGNRYPKARTEFYNAFEKGALIFNYLGHGGEDGLASERIWEKSDGQNLHNQYKYPLFVTITCDFSRFDNPSRPTAGEYTYWNPKGGAIAMLTTIRAISQSTAENFNDIIFKYLLSYDSDQYTTISEALRLAKNSSPSSSSNVVFYIGDPALMLAIPKPKIRLTKVNDVPISQSTENFKSLDKIKITGEITDENNILLSNYSGEVFTKIFDKTIVKKTLNNDGNSPPINFNTLGETIFRGNSSISNGQFEFSFIVPRDIRIPIGKGKISFYAKKNQQLEDKVGYDSTINIGGVNENAPADNINPVVKLYMNDQSFVSGGITNSSPFIYAILEDENGINTASGIGHDITAVLDGDVSNPYILNDYYQTNLDDYTKGSVRFQLRDLAPGLHTITFKAWDVYNNPTTTEIQFLVVGDETITLTNVLNYPNPFVNYTEFWFTHNRPFEPLEVQIQIYTITGKVVWTKNQIITTQGFLSKEITWDGKDDFGNKIGKGVYVYKLTVKSSLTNKKTEKIEKLVIL, from the coding sequence ATGAGAAAATTACTCACTATATATATATTCTTCTTCACATTTTCTGTTATTTCACAGTCAAAAGGAGATATTAACATCAATTGGCTAGACAATACAGAAGTAGATTACGGTCAATTCAAAATTAATATACCCAATTTTTCAGGAAATAATTTTCAATTTGATTTTACCAACAAATCTATCCATTATATATTAAAACTACCTGAAAACGTAGCATTTGACGAAAACAACATACAAATAACGAACTTAAGTTATGAAAACATTAGTCTTTCCCAACTTGGCGAACTCAATCTTGAAAACATACCTACCAAAGTATCCGCTACTATAAACAACACAATATCAAGAGATATCATTCAATCTTTTTTATCTATTTCACCTATTATAAAAGACGACTTTGGATATAAAAAAATAACATCTTTTACCTATAATGTAAATATACAAAACTCTTTTTCAAAAAACAGCCTAACCAACAAAACAACCACCAGCAATATCATTACAAACTCAGTACTAGCATCCGGAGACTGGTACCGTTTTTATATTGAAAAATCAGGGGTATACAAAATAGACAAAAACTTTCTTCAACAACTTGGCATCAACTTAAACAACGTAAACCCAAAAAACATTAGATTATTTGGTAACGGAGGAAGAATGCTCCCTTTATCAAACCAAACCTTTTACCCATTAGACCTAACAGAAAACGCCATCCAAATTATTGGAGAAAATGACGGTAAATTCGACAATGATGACTACATACTTTTTTACGGAGAAGGAACAGACACCTGGAATACTGAAAGCCAAACATCAATAAATATCTACGACAACAAATCCTATTACTACATAAATATTCAAGGAGAAGAAGGCAAAAGAATACCCGAAACCACACAACCTACAGGTAATTCCACACTAAATATAACCAACTTTGATGATACACAATATCATGAACTTGATTTAGTTAATATTGCTAATTTAGGACGACAATGGTTTGGAGAATCTTTCGAAATAAAGAACACTCAAGAATTCTTATTTAACTTCCCAAATATTGACAACTCAACACCCGTAAGTCTAAAAGTTTCTGTAGCTGCCGTAGCATACACCGCCACTTCATTTAAAGTTTCAGCTAACAACACTGACATTGGAACGATTAATTTATCGTTGATTTCAGGTCCATTTAGCGATACTAAATACACATTCAACACACTTAGCTCCTCCTTTAGTGGAACTGAAAACGTAAACATAAAACTCACCTACAACAACAATAATGCTGCAGGTTCTAAAGGTTATTTAGATTACATCCAACTTACCGCCAAAAGAAATTTAACTGGAATTGGAAAACAATTTCATTTCCAAAACAATTCATCAAGTTCAAATTTAGGTATTGCAAACTACATCATCTCGAATGCAAAAACTATTTCACAAGTTTGGGACATTACAGACATCTACAATGTTAGCAAATACAGCAACAACAACCAAGAATCCTTTTCTTTTAAGTCCAACATGGGAACACTTAAAAAATTCATTGCAGTTGACAATGATTTCTTAACTCCATTAAAAGAAAATAACTCAAAAATTACAAACCAAAACATTAAAGGAACTATATTCTATGACAACAAGGGACAATTTCAAGATATTGATTACGTTATAATAACACCTAATTTCCTAGTTAACCAAGCTGAAAAACTTGCTAATTTTCACCGTTCTTACTCTAGTTTAAACGTAAAAGTCATTAGCTTAGAATCAATTTATCAAGAGTTCGCCTCAGGCAAGCAAGATATCGCAGCTATACGTAATTGCATAAAATACATTTACAAAAACAGCTCTTCAAACAATAAAAGATTAAAATACATTAACTTATTTGGAGACGCCTCTTATGACTATAAAAACAGAGTTTTAAACAATACAAATATCGTCCCAATATACCATGCTTTAAGAGGACACACAATTGGCGAAGCTTCATTTGCCTCTGATGACTTTTACGGCTATATGGACGACAACGAAGGAAATGTAACCAATTCATTTGGAGGTATCGACATCGCTGTAGGAAGAATGATTTTTTCTGACACAAAAACAGCAGAAGAAATGGTAAACAAAGTAATTGAATACCATGATGAAAAATCATATGGTAACTGGAGAAACAATTTCGTAATGATTGCCGATGATTCAGACAGAACAACCGATATTACATTACAATCTCGCCAAAATAACCTAACAGATGTTATTAGCTCAAAAAAACCTTTTTTAAACCCTACTAAAATATTTTTAGACTCCTACACACAGGAAACTTCCTCTGGAGGAAATAGATACCCTAAAGCAAGAACCGAATTTTACAATGCTTTCGAAAAGGGAGCACTAATATTTAACTACCTAGGACACGGAGGAGAAGACGGTTTAGCAAGTGAAAGAATCTGGGAAAAATCAGACGGTCAAAACTTACACAATCAATACAAATACCCATTATTCGTTACAATCACTTGCGATTTTTCTAGATTTGACAATCCAAGTCGACCTACTGCAGGTGAATACACTTATTGGAACCCTAAAGGAGGAGCAATAGCTATGCTTACCACTATCAGAGCAATTTCCCAATCAACAGCTGAAAACTTTAACGACATCATATTCAAATATCTTTTATCCTATGATTCTGATCAATATACAACTATTTCAGAAGCCTTACGATTAGCGAAGAACAGCAGCCCAAGCTCTTCTTCAAATGTTGTTTTTTACATTGGAGACCCTGCTCTTATGCTAGCTATACCAAAACCTAAAATTCGATTAACAAAAGTAAACGACGTACCAATTTCACAATCTACAGAAAATTTTAAATCATTAGACAAAATTAAAATAACTGGAGAAATAACCGACGAAAACAACATCCTACTTTCAAATTATTCCGGGGAGGTCTTTACTAAGATATTCGATAAAACAATCGTAAAAAAAACACTCAACAACGACGGAAACAGCCCCCCTATAAACTTTAACACCCTAGGTGAAACTATCTTTAGAGGAAACTCATCTATTTCAAATGGACAATTTGAATTTAGCTTTATAGTCCCTAGAGACATCCGGATTCCAATTGGAAAAGGAAAAATTAGTTTTTATGCTAAGAAAAACCAACAATTAGAAGACAAAGTAGGCTACGACTCTACTATTAACATTGGAGGAGTAAACGAAAATGCACCTGCGGACAATATTAATCCAGTTGTTAAGTTATATATGAATGATCAATCTTTTGTTTCTGGTGGAATCACAAACTCATCTCCCTTTATATACGCTATACTTGAAGATGAAAACGGAATAAACACAGCAAGCGGAATTGGTCACGATATTACAGCCGTTTTGGATGGTGATGTAAGCAACCCATATATATTAAACGATTATTATCAAACTAATTTAGATGATTACACAAAAGGCTCTGTTCGATTCCAGTTGCGTGACCTCGCCCCAGGATTGCATACAATTACATTTAAAGCTTGGGACGTCTATAACAATCCTACAACTACAGAAATACAATTTCTAGTAGTAGGTGACGAAACAATAACATTAACTAATGTATTGAATTACCCAAACCCTTTTGTAAATTATACTGAATTTTGGTTTACACACAATAGACCTTTTGAACCTTTAGAAGTTCAAATTCAAATATACACCATAACAGGAAAAGTAGTCTGGACAAAAAACCAAATCATCACAACTCAAGGTTTTTTATCAAAAGAAATCACTTGGGATGGTAAAGACGATTTTGGTAACAAAATAGGAAAAGGTGTATACGTTTATAAACTAACTGTTAAATCAAGTTTGACGAATAAAAAAACTGAAAAAATCGAAAAACTTGTGATACTTTAA
- the gldJ gene encoding gliding motility lipoprotein GldJ, with amino-acid sequence MKVNKNVIVRFVLSMALIVVGFSSCSKKSSSSSASRATGWDVSGKKVASSKKQTAGPGLVFVEGGTFTMGKVQDDVMHDWNNTPTQQHVQSFYMDETEVTNFMYLEYLDWVKKVFPPTEEGYKHIYLGASPDTLVWRNRLGYNETMTNNYLRHPAYASYPVVGVNWIQAVEFSKWRTNRVNEAILEKSGYLKKNAKTDEVDAESIFDTETYIISPTSAYGAKNDGVVLKRPQGRQVKKGEEQKNVYATRSSGIVLPEYRLPTEAEWEYAAAADVGQREYNTYKGQKKYPWSGSYTRSGKRQSKGDQLANFKQGNGDYGGIAGWSDDGADITNEVKKYPANDFGLYDMAGNVAEWVADVYRPIIDNEANDFNYFRGNMYTKNKIGKDGKVEIVTKESIKYDTLSNGKIMSRSFPGQIAQVPVDEQETYLRQNFDRSNNINYRDGDKQSSIYYNFGSSEANTDKSKTDMYNSPKHNVTVDSLGSMVRKYDRSSKRTTLINDEVRVYKGGSWRDRAYWLDPAQRRYFPQDMATDYIGFRCAMSKVGPKSEKRKSARN; translated from the coding sequence ATGAAAGTAAACAAGAATGTAATCGTGCGATTTGTTTTGTCTATGGCGCTGATTGTTGTAGGCTTTTCTAGTTGTAGTAAAAAGTCAAGTTCTAGTAGTGCTTCTCGAGCGACTGGATGGGATGTTAGTGGGAAAAAAGTGGCTAGTAGCAAAAAACAAACTGCTGGTCCTGGTTTAGTGTTTGTTGAAGGAGGAACTTTTACAATGGGTAAAGTTCAGGATGATGTTATGCATGATTGGAATAATACTCCAACACAACAGCACGTTCAGTCTTTTTACATGGATGAAACTGAAGTTACAAATTTCATGTATTTAGAATATTTGGATTGGGTTAAAAAAGTGTTTCCACCAACTGAAGAAGGCTATAAGCATATCTATCTTGGAGCATCACCTGATACCTTAGTTTGGAGAAATCGTTTAGGTTATAATGAAACGATGACTAATAATTATTTAAGGCATCCAGCTTATGCTAGTTATCCGGTGGTTGGAGTTAATTGGATTCAAGCGGTAGAGTTTAGTAAATGGAGAACTAATCGTGTAAATGAAGCGATTTTAGAAAAAAGTGGTTATCTGAAGAAAAATGCAAAAACAGATGAAGTTGATGCAGAAAGTATATTTGATACAGAAACCTATATAATAAGTCCGACTTCAGCTTATGGAGCTAAGAATGATGGGGTAGTGTTAAAGAGACCACAAGGAAGACAGGTCAAAAAAGGAGAAGAGCAAAAGAATGTATATGCAACTCGTTCTTCAGGAATTGTTTTGCCTGAATATAGGTTGCCAACTGAAGCTGAGTGGGAATATGCCGCAGCTGCAGATGTAGGTCAAAGAGAATACAATACATATAAAGGTCAGAAAAAATATCCTTGGTCTGGAAGTTACACTCGCTCAGGAAAAAGACAATCAAAAGGTGATCAGTTAGCCAATTTTAAACAAGGTAATGGTGACTACGGTGGTATAGCTGGATGGTCTGATGATGGTGCGGATATTACTAATGAGGTAAAAAAGTATCCAGCAAACGATTTTGGTTTATATGATATGGCTGGTAACGTTGCAGAATGGGTTGCGGATGTTTATCGTCCTATTATTGATAACGAAGCTAATGATTTTAACTATTTTAGAGGTAATATGTATACCAAAAATAAAATAGGTAAAGATGGAAAAGTTGAAATCGTAACTAAGGAGAGTATTAAGTACGATACTTTGAGTAACGGAAAAATTATGTCAAGAAGTTTTCCAGGTCAAATTGCACAGGTTCCGGTTGATGAACAAGAAACTTACTTGAGACAAAATTTTGACAGAAGTAATAATATTAATTATAGAGATGGAGATAAACAATCTTCAATATATTATAATTTTGGATCTTCTGAAGCTAATACTGACAAGTCAAAAACAGACATGTATAATTCTCCTAAGCATAATGTAACAGTAGATAGTTTAGGGTCAATGGTTAGGAAGTATGATAGGTCTAGTAAAAGAACAACTTTAATAAATGATGAAGTAAGAGTTTATAAGGGAGGTTCATGGAGAGATAGAGCCTATTGGTTAGATCCTGCACAAAGAAGGTATTTCCCTCAAGATATGGCTACTGATTATATCGGATTTAGATGTGCGATGTCTAAAGTAGGACCTAAGTCTGAAAAAAGAAAGTCTGCTAGAAATTAA
- a CDS encoding UDP-N-acetylmuramoyl-tripeptide--D-alanyl-D-alanine ligase, giving the protein MDINYIHGLFLESSGVSIDTRKIAVNSMFVAIKGERFDANTFAKEALEKGASSVIIDNESYYIDERTILVEDSLVALQQLASFHRDFLKLPIIALTGSNGKTTTKELIQVVLSKKYNTKATIGNLNNHIGVPLTLLSFNSETEIGIVEMGANHKKEIEFLCEIAKPNYGYITNFGKAHLEGFGGVEGVIQGKSEMYQYLLKSKALAFVNLEDTIQVEKTRHLNSYTFGVGKKNADVNIDSVAANPFVEVVFSDIKITSHLIGLYNANNLNAALTIGKYFKVDDLAIKEALEGYVPENNRSQLLTKGSNEIILDAYNANPSSMLVAIQNFVQLGKSNKVMILGDMFELGVDSLKEHKAIVESDLIDGEIGCYFIGEAFYESRNSKPNFKFYKTFSDFKEYLQNTSITNSIILIKGSRGMALERTLEFLGE; this is encoded by the coding sequence ATGGATATTAATTACATTCATGGTTTGTTTTTGGAATCTAGTGGGGTTTCAATTGATACGCGTAAAATTGCAGTGAATTCAATGTTTGTTGCTATTAAGGGTGAGCGTTTTGATGCTAATACTTTTGCGAAAGAAGCTTTAGAAAAAGGTGCGTCATCTGTAATAATAGATAATGAGTCCTATTATATTGATGAGAGAACAATCCTAGTTGAAGATAGTTTGGTTGCTTTACAGCAGTTGGCTAGTTTTCATCGAGATTTTTTGAAATTACCTATTATAGCCCTTACAGGAAGTAATGGTAAAACAACAACTAAAGAATTAATTCAAGTAGTACTTTCGAAAAAGTATAATACAAAAGCAACAATTGGCAATCTAAATAATCATATTGGTGTACCATTGACTTTGCTAAGTTTTAACTCTGAAACTGAAATTGGTATTGTCGAAATGGGAGCAAATCACAAGAAAGAGATTGAATTTCTTTGTGAGATAGCAAAGCCTAATTATGGATATATCACAAATTTTGGGAAAGCACATTTGGAAGGATTTGGTGGTGTTGAAGGAGTAATTCAGGGGAAGAGTGAAATGTATCAATATTTATTGAAGAGTAAAGCTCTTGCATTTGTAAATTTAGAAGACACTATTCAGGTTGAAAAAACAAGGCATTTAAATTCATACACTTTTGGAGTAGGGAAGAAGAATGCAGATGTTAATATTGATTCGGTTGCAGCCAATCCGTTTGTAGAAGTAGTTTTTTCAGATATAAAAATCACCTCTCATTTAATTGGCTTGTATAATGCAAACAACTTAAATGCAGCACTAACTATAGGAAAGTATTTTAAGGTGGATGATTTGGCAATAAAAGAGGCTTTAGAAGGGTATGTTCCTGAGAATAATCGTTCGCAATTATTAACTAAGGGTTCGAATGAAATTATTTTGGATGCTTATAATGCAAATCCTAGTAGTATGTTGGTTGCTATTCAAAATTTTGTTCAGCTAGGAAAATCAAATAAGGTGATGATTCTGGGGGATATGTTTGAATTAGGTGTCGATAGTCTAAAAGAACACAAGGCTATTGTCGAATCCGATTTGATTGACGGAGAAATTGGATGTTATTTTATAGGTGAAGCTTTTTATGAAAGTAGAAATAGCAAACCTAATTTTAAATTTTACAAGACTTTTTCAGACTTTAAAGAGTATCTTCAAAATACTTCGATAACAAATAGTATAATTTTAATTAAGGGTTCTAGAGGTATGGCATTAGAACGCACATTGGAATTTTTAGGAGAATAG
- a CDS encoding triple tyrosine motif-containing protein produces MRLSVFIILLLVKTTCLFSQIKNIGLPEITNYKRSEFKGAAQNWNINQDKNGNLYFANNSGLLQFDGVRWTKYQLPVIPVVRSLKIAPSGKIFVGGYNEFGYFESNSNGKLIYQSISNLIKSKKNEVLDMIWKIHFYKDEVIFQTFNAIYIYKNNKLRTLKAPNKFQFSFQLKNKIYVQDVVQGLMEYKQGILFPLKGTTALNNTEIWGIFEQPNNELLIATLDRGLFTYKDSKIEPWNTDVNAFIKKNSCLGGVRINKNQIVINSILNGVVICDNNGKIIQHINREKGLQNNTVLTSFVDNRNNLWLGLDNGISFVNESSPFTFMDYSFGISTVYASVLHNGYLYVATNQGLFYHSWNEQFKEDGFVLVEGTTGQAWNIQVIDNQLICAHNRGALVVSGGKSTKIGDDVGYWTFRKSANNPNYLIGSSYNGFSVFEKKSNGWVFKNRIKGFNKSVETFEIDENSIWLKKDDIVYQLMLTADFKIKLVKKHQNLSPSTRGIQSFQRLNGAICFQKNNQFFKYSYEQELFYEDKGLTKLFKNISPIDYFHEDRLGNIWYIFKQSLGALMKKEKGIYKNELVPFSNLTGNLVPDFLSVNTIDPENILIGLTDGLAHYNSKASNNFIAKPKAFIRTLTVPSDTLYLSNINPKMEDLKFPYSSNQVKFTFSSPAFENLQNIEFSYKLVGFDKKWSAWSTNSIKEYTNLREGNYLMKLKVRNSYGIQSDETTVEFAVSPPWYRHFLAYILYLGLAVAAVILIRKRIKMKIRKNKYFEKIEQRRLYLEKETKILQERYKLVKEIEKLENEKLQMKLLAKDKELVMNSLQSVKKNKILNGIISKLKDFNINSFDESTKTQFSRLNKSIVKEVNSDKSWKDLEKHIKNVHFDFLKRLKEKYPTISPRELDLATYLLMNMSTKEIADVMNISTGGVELARYRLRKKLELNKKENLTGFLMSI; encoded by the coding sequence ATGCGTTTATCTGTATTTATCATTTTACTTCTAGTAAAAACAACTTGCCTTTTTAGTCAAATTAAAAATATTGGCTTGCCTGAAATAACAAACTATAAAAGGTCTGAATTTAAGGGGGCAGCACAAAATTGGAATATCAACCAAGACAAAAACGGCAATTTATATTTTGCCAACAATAGTGGGCTATTACAGTTTGACGGAGTCAGGTGGACCAAATATCAATTACCAGTAATACCTGTTGTGAGAAGTTTAAAAATAGCTCCTTCAGGAAAAATATTTGTAGGGGGATATAATGAATTTGGATATTTTGAATCAAATTCGAATGGAAAATTAATATACCAGTCTATTTCAAATTTGATAAAAAGCAAAAAAAACGAAGTACTTGATATGATATGGAAAATACATTTTTACAAGGATGAGGTGATTTTCCAGACATTTAATGCAATCTACATCTATAAAAATAATAAGTTACGCACTCTAAAAGCACCCAATAAATTTCAGTTTTCCTTTCAGCTAAAAAACAAAATTTATGTTCAAGATGTCGTTCAAGGGCTAATGGAATATAAACAAGGTATCTTATTTCCTTTAAAAGGCACTACAGCATTAAACAATACTGAGATATGGGGAATATTCGAACAGCCAAATAATGAATTATTAATAGCTACACTTGATAGAGGGCTTTTTACATATAAAGATTCCAAGATAGAACCTTGGAATACAGATGTCAATGCATTCATCAAAAAGAACAGCTGTCTTGGAGGTGTTAGAATAAACAAGAATCAGATTGTGATCAATTCTATTTTAAATGGTGTTGTCATTTGTGATAATAACGGAAAGATAATTCAACATATCAATCGCGAAAAAGGGCTTCAAAACAATACAGTACTTACTTCATTTGTTGACAATAGGAATAATTTATGGCTGGGTCTCGACAACGGAATATCCTTTGTAAATGAAAGTTCACCCTTTACTTTCATGGACTATAGTTTCGGAATCAGTACTGTTTATGCTTCGGTGCTTCATAATGGATATTTGTATGTAGCAACTAACCAGGGGCTTTTTTATCATTCTTGGAACGAACAGTTTAAGGAAGACGGTTTTGTTCTTGTAGAAGGAACCACGGGACAGGCATGGAATATTCAAGTAATAGACAACCAATTAATATGTGCTCATAACAGAGGTGCCTTGGTTGTTTCGGGGGGAAAATCGACTAAAATAGGTGATGATGTCGGTTATTGGACATTTAGAAAATCGGCAAATAATCCTAATTATTTAATAGGCTCGTCTTATAATGGCTTCTCTGTATTCGAAAAAAAATCAAATGGTTGGGTGTTTAAAAACAGAATAAAGGGATTCAACAAATCAGTTGAAACTTTTGAAATTGATGAGAATAGTATTTGGTTAAAAAAAGATGATATTGTTTATCAACTTATGTTAACAGCTGATTTTAAAATTAAATTAGTCAAAAAACACCAAAACCTATCGCCTTCCACAAGAGGCATTCAAAGTTTTCAACGATTAAATGGAGCTATCTGTTTTCAAAAAAACAATCAATTTTTCAAATATTCGTATGAACAAGAATTATTCTACGAAGACAAGGGCTTGACTAAATTATTCAAAAATATTTCCCCTATAGATTATTTTCATGAAGACAGACTAGGTAACATATGGTACATTTTTAAACAGTCATTAGGGGCATTGATGAAGAAAGAAAAAGGAATTTATAAAAATGAACTCGTTCCCTTTTCAAATCTTACAGGCAATCTAGTTCCGGATTTTTTATCCGTAAATACTATTGACCCAGAGAATATTTTAATAGGTTTAACCGATGGTTTAGCACATTACAATTCTAAGGCTTCAAATAATTTTATTGCAAAACCCAAAGCTTTTATACGTACGCTTACCGTTCCTTCAGATACGTTATATCTAAGTAATATTAACCCAAAAATGGAAGACTTGAAGTTTCCATATAGTTCAAACCAAGTTAAATTTACCTTTTCCTCACCTGCTTTTGAAAACCTTCAAAACATTGAATTCTCATATAAATTAGTAGGTTTTGATAAAAAATGGAGTGCTTGGTCAACAAATTCAATTAAGGAATATACTAATTTGAGAGAAGGTAATTATTTGATGAAATTGAAAGTAAGGAACAGTTATGGTATTCAATCGGATGAAACTACTGTTGAATTTGCAGTTTCCCCACCTTGGTACCGACATTTTTTGGCTTATATACTCTATTTGGGTCTTGCCGTAGCTGCAGTAATTCTTATTCGTAAGCGAATAAAAATGAAAATAAGGAAAAACAAATATTTTGAAAAAATAGAACAGCGAAGATTATATTTGGAGAAAGAAACCAAAATTTTACAGGAGCGCTACAAGCTTGTCAAGGAAATTGAAAAATTGGAAAACGAGAAACTTCAGATGAAACTTCTTGCGAAAGACAAGGAGCTCGTAATGAATTCATTACAGTCAGTTAAAAAGAACAAAATCTTGAATGGCATCATCAGTAAGCTAAAAGATTTTAACATAAATTCCTTTGATGAATCAACCAAAACTCAATTTAGCAGATTAAATAAAAGTATTGTCAAAGAGGTTAATTCAGATAAAAGTTGGAAAGATTTGGAAAAACATATTAAAAATGTACACTTTGATTTCTTAAAGCGACTAAAAGAAAAATATCCAACAATTTCACCTCGTGAATTAGATCTTGCTACCTATCTACTCATGAATATGTCAACCAAAGAAATTGCCGATGTGATGAATATTTCGACTGGTGGTGTAGAATTGGCGCGTTATAGATTAAGAAAAAAATTAGAACTCAACAAGAAGGAAAATCTAACCGGATTTTTAATGAGTATTTAA